In the Ramlibacter tataouinensis TTB310 genome, one interval contains:
- a CDS encoding BMP family protein, with the protein MTTLSRLSRRPLLALAAAALLASPGLALAQARLKVAAIYTVPFEQQWVSRIHKALQAAQARGEIEYKASENVANADYERVMREYATGGNQLIVGESFAVEAAARKVARDFPKVAFLMGSSGKPQAPNFSVFDNYIQEPAYLTGMIAAGMSKTGKIGMVGGFPIPEVNRLMHAFMAGAREINPKVEFTVTFINSWFDPPKAKEAAFAMIDKGADVLYAERFGVSDAAKERGKLAIGNVINTQDKYPDTVVASAIWHMEPTIELALRNVKEGKFKAEDYGPYSMMKHKGSELAPLGTFEKKVPAEVMAKVQARQKDILTGKFTVKVDDSQPKSTAR; encoded by the coding sequence TGGCCTCGCCCGGCCTGGCGCTCGCCCAGGCCAGGCTGAAGGTGGCGGCCATCTACACCGTGCCCTTCGAGCAGCAGTGGGTCAGCCGCATCCACAAGGCGCTGCAGGCCGCACAGGCGCGCGGCGAGATCGAGTACAAGGCCAGCGAGAACGTGGCCAACGCCGACTACGAGCGCGTGATGCGCGAGTACGCCACCGGCGGCAACCAACTGATCGTGGGCGAGTCCTTCGCCGTGGAAGCCGCCGCGCGCAAGGTGGCGCGGGACTTCCCCAAGGTGGCGTTCCTCATGGGTTCTTCGGGCAAGCCGCAGGCGCCCAACTTCAGCGTCTTCGACAACTACATCCAGGAACCCGCCTACCTGACCGGAATGATCGCCGCCGGCATGAGCAAGACCGGCAAGATCGGCATGGTGGGCGGCTTCCCCATCCCCGAGGTCAACCGCCTGATGCACGCCTTCATGGCCGGCGCCCGGGAGATCAACCCCAAGGTCGAATTCACCGTGACCTTCATCAACAGCTGGTTCGACCCGCCCAAGGCCAAGGAAGCCGCCTTCGCCATGATCGACAAGGGCGCCGACGTGCTGTACGCCGAGCGCTTCGGCGTGTCGGACGCGGCCAAGGAGCGCGGCAAGCTGGCCATCGGCAACGTGATCAACACCCAGGACAAGTACCCCGACACCGTGGTCGCGTCCGCCATCTGGCACATGGAGCCGACCATCGAGCTGGCGCTGCGCAACGTCAAGGAAGGCAAGTTCAAGGCCGAGGACTACGGCCCTTACTCCATGATGAAGCACAAGGGCTCCGAGCTGGCGCCGCTGGGCACCTTCGAGAAGAAGGTGCCGGCCGAGGTGATGGCCAAGGTGCAGGCCAGGCAGAAGGACATCCTGACCGGCAAGTTCACGGTCAAGGTCGACGACAGCCAGCCCAAGTCCACCGCCAGGTGA
- a CDS encoding ABC transporter ATP-binding protein has protein sequence MTRPPVLRLQGITKRFGPLVANDGISLELAVGEVLGLLGENGAGKSTLVSILFGHYTADQGTIEAFGRPLPPGQPRAALAAGIGMVHQHFTLADNLSVLDNVLMGTEPLWRPFSRRAAGQARLQEVALRFGLAVQPDARVGSLSVGERQRVEIVKALYRGARVLILDEPTAVLTPQESEALFATLGRMVAQGLSIVFISHKLGEVLRVSHRVAVLRAGKLVAQASAAQVTQAQLANWMVGQAVALPGRTPAPSVGAVACRLEGVGVGGDGRERLVDATLALRAGEITAVAGVSGNGQLALAELLCGMRRAGAGRVWLGEQALRARPAWLVRQGVARIPEDRHGTGVVGDLPVWENAVSERLRGRAFARGPLVRRGAARTQAQRIVQAYDVRGAGIDAPASALSGGNMQKLILGRALLTPDGGTPRLIVAHQPTWGLDIGAVAYVQRQLIAARDAGAAVLLLSDDLDEVLALGDRIAVIHAGRLTEARPAQEWTREAIGLAMAGGAP, from the coding sequence GTGACCCGGCCACCGGTCCTGCGGCTGCAAGGCATCACCAAGCGCTTCGGCCCCCTGGTCGCCAACGACGGCATCTCGCTGGAACTGGCCGTCGGCGAGGTGCTGGGCCTGCTGGGCGAGAACGGCGCGGGCAAGTCCACCCTGGTCTCCATCCTGTTCGGCCACTACACGGCCGACCAGGGAACCATCGAGGCCTTCGGCCGGCCGCTGCCGCCCGGCCAGCCACGCGCGGCCCTGGCCGCGGGCATCGGCATGGTGCACCAGCACTTCACCCTGGCCGACAACCTCAGCGTGCTGGACAACGTTCTCATGGGCACCGAGCCGCTGTGGCGCCCGTTCAGCCGGCGCGCCGCCGGGCAGGCCAGGCTGCAGGAGGTGGCGCTGCGCTTCGGCCTGGCGGTGCAGCCCGATGCGCGCGTGGGCAGCCTGTCGGTGGGCGAGCGCCAACGGGTGGAGATCGTCAAGGCGCTGTACCGCGGCGCCCGCGTCCTGATCCTGGACGAGCCCACCGCGGTGCTGACGCCGCAGGAAAGCGAAGCCCTGTTCGCCACCCTGGGCCGGATGGTGGCCCAGGGCCTGTCCATCGTGTTCATCAGCCACAAGCTGGGCGAAGTGCTGCGCGTGTCGCACCGCGTGGCCGTGCTGCGCGCCGGCAAGCTGGTGGCGCAGGCCTCGGCTGCCCAGGTCACCCAGGCCCAGCTGGCCAACTGGATGGTGGGCCAGGCCGTGGCCCTGCCCGGGCGCACGCCCGCGCCGTCGGTGGGCGCCGTGGCCTGCCGCCTGGAGGGCGTGGGCGTGGGCGGCGACGGGCGCGAGCGGCTGGTCGATGCCACGCTGGCCCTGCGCGCCGGCGAGATCACCGCCGTCGCGGGCGTGTCCGGCAACGGCCAGCTGGCCCTGGCCGAGCTGCTGTGCGGCATGCGCCGTGCCGGTGCCGGCCGCGTGTGGCTGGGCGAGCAGGCGCTGCGCGCGCGGCCGGCCTGGCTGGTGCGCCAGGGCGTGGCGCGCATCCCCGAGGACCGGCACGGCACGGGCGTGGTCGGCGACCTGCCGGTGTGGGAGAACGCGGTGTCCGAGCGTCTGCGCGGCCGCGCTTTCGCGCGCGGGCCGCTGGTGCGCCGGGGCGCGGCGCGCACGCAGGCGCAGCGCATCGTGCAGGCCTACGACGTGCGCGGCGCCGGCATCGACGCCCCGGCAAGCGCGCTGTCGGGCGGCAACATGCAAAAGCTGATCCTCGGCCGGGCGCTGCTTACGCCGGACGGCGGCACGCCGCGGCTGATCGTGGCCCACCAGCCCACCTGGGGCCTGGACATCGGCGCCGTGGCCTACGTGCAGCGCCAGCTGATCGCCGCGCGCGATGCGGGCGCGGCGGTGCTGCTGCTGAGCGACGACCTGGACGAGGTGCTGGCGCTGGGGGACCGCATCGCGGTGATCCATGCCGGGCGGCTGACGGAGGCGCGGCCGGCGCAGGAATGGACGCGGGAGGCCATCGGCCTGGCGATGGCGGGCGGCGCGCCATGA
- a CDS encoding ABC transporter permease codes for MRLEKRNAASPLALVLAPFGAIGFTLVVSSLLVLWAGAPVGPTWGHLLRGGFGSVFAWTETLTRATPLVLTGLAATVAFKARLFNIGAEGQLYAGALAAVAVGGLHGGEGLGLPAVLLFPLMVLAAAAAGALLLLGPALMKARLGVDEVVTTLLLNFIVLLGVSALLDGPMKDPTAMGWPQSVALQPELELGRLVEGARVHTGLLAAAALGVALWALLKFTTFGFDIRALGANARAAAFAGVPVTRTVMGVALLSGALAGLAGAVEVAGRTGYVTLDMSPGYGYSGIVIAMLAGLHPLGVLAAAVFVAGVLVGADSMSRAIGVPNYIADVIVAASLLSVLVAALLAQYRIRWR; via the coding sequence ATGAGGCTGGAAAAGCGCAACGCCGCTTCCCCCCTGGCCCTGGTGCTGGCGCCCTTCGGCGCCATCGGCTTCACCCTGGTCGTCAGCTCGCTGCTGGTCCTGTGGGCCGGCGCGCCGGTGGGCCCCACCTGGGGCCATCTGCTGCGCGGCGGCTTCGGCTCCGTCTTCGCCTGGACCGAGACGCTGACCCGCGCCACGCCCCTGGTCCTGACCGGCCTGGCGGCCACCGTGGCCTTCAAGGCGCGGCTGTTCAACATCGGCGCCGAAGGCCAGCTGTACGCCGGCGCGCTGGCCGCCGTCGCCGTGGGCGGCCTGCATGGCGGCGAAGGTTTGGGCCTGCCGGCGGTGCTGCTGTTCCCCCTGATGGTGCTGGCCGCCGCGGCCGCCGGCGCCCTCTTGCTGCTGGGCCCGGCCCTGATGAAGGCGCGTCTCGGCGTGGACGAGGTCGTCACCACCCTGCTGCTCAACTTCATCGTCCTGCTGGGCGTCTCGGCCCTGCTGGACGGCCCCATGAAGGACCCCACGGCCATGGGCTGGCCGCAGAGCGTCGCGCTCCAGCCCGAGCTGGAGCTGGGCCGACTGGTGGAAGGCGCCCGCGTCCACACCGGCCTGCTGGCGGCCGCCGCGCTGGGGGTGGCGCTGTGGGCGCTGCTGAAGTTCACGACCTTCGGCTTCGACATCCGCGCCCTGGGCGCCAACGCGCGCGCCGCCGCCTTTGCCGGCGTGCCGGTCACGCGCACGGTGATGGGCGTCGCCCTGCTCTCCGGCGCGCTGGCCGGGCTGGCCGGCGCGGTGGAGGTGGCCGGCCGCACCGGCTACGTCACGCTGGACATGTCGCCGGGCTACGGGTACAGCGGCATCGTCATCGCCATGCTGGCCGGACTGCACCCCCTGGGCGTGCTGGCGGCGGCCGTGTTCGTGGCCGGCGTGCTGGTGGGCGCGGACAGCATGAGCCGCGCCATCGGCGTGCCCAACTACATCGCCGACGTGATCGTGGCCGCCTCGCTGCTGTCGGTGCTGGTGGCGGCGCTGCTGGCGCAGTACCGGATCCGCTGGCGATGA